A genomic stretch from Methylophilus medardicus includes:
- a CDS encoding retropepsin-like aspartic protease family protein, protein MSMRYATQQHQSRGRGLLYTIAWLGLAALVWVLVERVQHPNTLEQMGQDEVASLKRSPDGHYSAEALINGERVRVLVDTGATGVAISQSVADRLGLSSQDAINTHTANGNAVSYLVRLKTVQLGGVIAHDVAATISPGLEGDALLGMSFLGRMDVRLYRGVMTIRDAKAE, encoded by the coding sequence ATGAGCATGCGATATGCCACTCAACAACACCAATCTCGCGGACGCGGTCTGCTCTATACCATTGCTTGGCTTGGCCTAGCCGCCCTCGTGTGGGTGCTGGTAGAGCGCGTTCAACATCCCAACACCCTCGAGCAAATGGGCCAAGACGAAGTTGCCAGCCTCAAGCGCAGTCCAGACGGTCATTACAGTGCCGAAGCGCTCATCAACGGCGAACGCGTGCGGGTGCTGGTCGATACGGGTGCCACCGGCGTTGCCATTTCACAAAGCGTGGCTGACCGCCTCGGTTTGTCCAGTCAAGATGCCATTAATACCCACACGGCCAACGGCAATGCTGTGTCTTATTTGGTCAGACTCAAAACCGTGCAACTAGGTGGGGTGATTGCGCATGACGTTGCCGCCACCATCTCCCCCGGCCTCGAGGGAGATGCTTTACTTGGCATGAGCTTTTTAGGCAGGATGGATGTGCGGTTGTATCGCGGCGTGATGACCATACGGGATGCAAAAGCGGAATAA
- a CDS encoding M48 family metalloprotease, producing the protein MMKKTLLCPMLLSASLLACGVNPVTKEREFQFVSQDKEIQLGQQNYSPARQSQGGDYTLDAELTRYVQQVGQKLALVSDRPDLPYEFVVLNDSVPNAWAMPGGKIAFNRGLLYELHSEAELAAVLGHEIVHAAARHGAKGMERGMFMQGAMLAVGLATRDSNYANLVVGGAQLGGQLITSKYGRDAESESDLYGMKYMKLAGYDPAAAVTLQETFVRLSEGKRQDFISGLFASHPPSQARVDDNKKTLVELGAGGEMGQAVYAQKVAKLMATRPAYQAYDEGKQALQKGDTDKAQALAKKAIGIEPNEARFQELLGDIALTKKNTTEALAFYDKAIQMQPDYFKPYVQSGIALFNAGKKEQAEPFLKKANTLLPTAPGYALLGQIAEGRGETSLALQHYQLAASSDSEIGKEAAGRAMRIDLPRNPARYLPSGPLADNTGMVYAAVQNNSSVPVGRVQVRMLQYDSRGRLLDQTRSMLITGGIAPGKRGSVATGIRIQDQAALQFFRVVVEGAELAN; encoded by the coding sequence ATGATGAAAAAAACCTTGCTTTGTCCGATGCTGCTTTCGGCCAGCTTGCTGGCTTGCGGGGTCAATCCTGTCACCAAAGAGCGTGAGTTTCAATTTGTGTCGCAAGACAAAGAGATTCAGCTCGGTCAACAAAATTACAGCCCCGCCCGCCAATCACAAGGCGGCGATTACACACTGGATGCTGAACTCACGCGCTATGTGCAACAAGTGGGCCAAAAGCTGGCACTGGTATCAGACCGGCCAGATTTACCTTATGAGTTTGTGGTGCTGAATGATTCGGTGCCCAATGCCTGGGCGATGCCCGGGGGCAAAATCGCGTTTAATCGCGGGTTGCTCTATGAACTGCACAGCGAGGCCGAGCTGGCTGCCGTGCTAGGCCATGAGATTGTCCATGCTGCCGCCCGTCATGGGGCGAAAGGCATGGAGCGCGGGATGTTTATGCAAGGCGCCATGTTGGCAGTGGGCTTGGCGACACGCGATTCTAATTATGCGAACTTGGTGGTCGGCGGTGCGCAGCTAGGCGGGCAATTAATCACCAGCAAGTATGGGCGTGATGCCGAATCTGAATCAGATCTCTACGGCATGAAGTATATGAAATTGGCCGGCTATGACCCAGCCGCGGCGGTCACCCTGCAAGAAACCTTTGTTCGTTTAAGTGAGGGCAAGCGGCAAGACTTTATCAGTGGCTTGTTTGCCAGCCATCCACCTTCACAAGCGCGGGTGGATGATAACAAGAAAACACTGGTTGAATTGGGCGCTGGGGGTGAAATGGGGCAGGCCGTGTATGCACAAAAAGTGGCCAAACTGATGGCGACGCGTCCGGCCTATCAAGCCTATGATGAGGGCAAGCAGGCGTTGCAAAAAGGCGATACTGACAAGGCGCAGGCATTGGCCAAAAAAGCCATTGGCATAGAGCCAAACGAGGCACGCTTTCAGGAGCTGTTGGGCGATATCGCGCTGACCAAGAAAAACACCACAGAAGCACTGGCGTTTTATGACAAAGCCATTCAGATGCAGCCTGATTACTTCAAGCCTTATGTGCAAAGCGGGATTGCGCTGTTTAATGCCGGCAAAAAAGAGCAGGCCGAACCATTTTTGAAGAAAGCCAATACGCTGCTGCCCACCGCCCCCGGCTACGCGTTGCTCGGGCAAATTGCCGAAGGCCGTGGCGAAACGTCGCTAGCGTTGCAACATTACCAATTGGCGGCCAGCTCAGATTCTGAGATTGGTAAAGAAGCCGCGGGCCGCGCCATGCGTATCGATTTACCGCGTAACCCTGCCCGTTATCTTCCCTCAGGGCCCCTGGCTGACAATACCGGTATGGTGTATGCCGCAGTACAAAATAACAGCAGTGTGCCAGTTGGCAGGGTGCAGGTGCGCATGCTGCAATACGATAGCCGTGGCCGCTTGCTTGACCAGACGCGTTCGATGCTGATTACTGGCGGGATTGCGCCAGGTAAGCGCGGCTCAGTGGCAACGGGTATTCGTATTCAAGACCAAGCGGCCTTACAGTTTTTCCGGGTGGTGGTAGAAGGCGCCGAACTGGCGAATTAA
- a CDS encoding alpha-D-glucose phosphate-specific phosphoglucomutase: protein MSIQTVVTTPFADQKPGTSGLRKKVRVFQQDHYLQNFVQSIFDTLEIPANAVLTVGGDGRFYNKEAIQVIIKMAAANGFVKVLVGQHGILSTPAASNIIRKYQTFGGIILSASHNPAGPDDDFGIKYNTSNGGPAPEKITDAIFAKSKTISQYKIVDLPAVDLSSVGVTTLDGFEIEVIDAVRDYADLMEQMFDFAAIKRWLAAGHRLQFDAMHAVTGPYAKEIFGHRLGASADCLMNCEVSENFGGGHPDPNLTYAADLVEIAYGAHAPDFAAASDGDGDRNMILGHHFFVTPSDSLALIAANAKLIPAYAKGLSGVARSMPTSGAVDRVAAKLGIDCYETPTGWKFFGNLMDAGRVTLCGEESFGTGSDHVREKDGLWAVLCWLNLLAATGESVESLVRKHWQIYGRNVYSRHDYEGVPTEQANAVIAHIKAQFNSLPGQVFGHYTVKTVDDFSYTDPVDGAVSTGQGLRILFACGSRVVIRLSGTGTEGATIRVYLEAFTEDAAQQQMDAQEALAALITVSNQISQLPQLTGRQQPTVIT, encoded by the coding sequence ATGTCGATTCAAACTGTTGTTACTACGCCTTTTGCCGATCAAAAACCCGGTACCTCTGGCTTGCGTAAAAAAGTGCGCGTTTTTCAGCAAGACCATTACCTACAAAACTTCGTCCAAAGTATTTTTGATACCCTGGAGATTCCTGCGAATGCGGTGTTAACGGTGGGTGGGGATGGTCGTTTTTACAATAAGGAGGCCATACAGGTCATCATTAAGATGGCCGCTGCCAATGGGTTTGTCAAAGTGCTAGTAGGACAACATGGTATTTTATCGACACCTGCTGCCTCCAATATTATTCGGAAATACCAGACCTTTGGCGGCATTATTCTGTCGGCGAGTCATAACCCGGCTGGCCCCGATGATGACTTTGGCATCAAATACAACACCAGCAATGGTGGGCCTGCACCAGAAAAAATCACCGATGCTATTTTTGCCAAAAGTAAGACCATTAGCCAATACAAGATCGTCGATTTGCCAGCAGTGGATTTATCCAGTGTTGGCGTGACCACGCTAGATGGTTTTGAGATTGAAGTGATTGATGCTGTGCGGGATTACGCAGACCTGATGGAGCAGATGTTTGATTTTGCTGCGATTAAGCGGTGGCTGGCTGCAGGCCATCGACTGCAATTTGATGCTATGCATGCGGTGACCGGCCCTTATGCAAAAGAAATTTTTGGCCATCGGCTGGGTGCCTCTGCCGATTGTTTGATGAATTGCGAAGTATCAGAAAACTTTGGTGGTGGACACCCTGACCCGAATCTCACTTATGCCGCAGATTTGGTAGAAATTGCCTATGGCGCGCATGCGCCGGATTTTGCAGCTGCCTCAGACGGCGACGGGGATCGTAATATGATTCTAGGCCATCACTTTTTTGTCACGCCGTCTGACAGTCTGGCACTCATTGCAGCCAATGCAAAATTGATCCCGGCGTATGCCAAAGGGTTGTCAGGGGTTGCGCGTTCGATGCCAACCAGTGGCGCGGTGGATCGCGTGGCGGCAAAGTTGGGCATTGATTGCTACGAAACGCCCACGGGCTGGAAGTTTTTCGGTAACTTGATGGATGCGGGCCGCGTGACTTTGTGTGGGGAAGAAAGCTTTGGTACCGGCAGCGATCACGTCCGCGAGAAAGACGGTTTATGGGCGGTGTTGTGCTGGCTGAATTTGCTGGCGGCGACTGGTGAGAGTGTGGAGTCACTGGTGCGCAAACATTGGCAGATTTATGGCCGCAATGTGTATTCACGCCACGATTACGAAGGGGTGCCGACCGAACAAGCCAATGCGGTGATCGCGCACATTAAAGCGCAATTTAACAGCTTGCCAGGGCAGGTCTTTGGCCACTACACCGTGAAAACCGTGGATGATTTCAGTTATACCGATCCAGTCGATGGCGCGGTCAGCACCGGGCAAGGCCTGCGAATTTTATTTGCTTGCGGCTCGCGGGTCGTGATTCGCTTGTCGGGCACTGGCACCGAGGGCGCGACCATTCGCGTCTATCTCGAGGCTTTTACCGAAGATGCCGCCCAACAACAGATGGATGCGCAAGAAGCCTTGGCCGCGCTGATCACGGTTTCAAATCAGATCTCACAATTGCCACAGCTTACCGGCAGGCAACAGCCAACGGTCATTACTTAA
- a CDS encoding YoaK family protein: MMQRLPRWVEWGGFLLALNAGFVNAVGVLGFRHQAVSHLTGISTFFSIEIMHGDALQVLHLLCVIVFFVAGAMLSGLVIGHEALKLGRQYHLALWLEAGLLITAILLLNQGLQSGQWLASAACGLQNAMTSTYSGAVVRTTHVSGLFTDIGIALGLSLRGQPVDQRRLLLYLLLISGFVTGGVLGAYSFVHWSFNALWLAVCHLIGLSVLYFSLRHHVQ; encoded by the coding sequence ATGATGCAGCGATTGCCACGGTGGGTAGAGTGGGGCGGCTTTTTATTGGCCTTGAATGCTGGTTTTGTGAATGCGGTAGGCGTGTTGGGTTTTCGCCATCAGGCGGTGTCGCATCTCACCGGCATTTCGACTTTTTTCTCAATAGAAATCATGCATGGCGACGCGTTGCAGGTGTTGCATTTGTTATGTGTGATCGTATTTTTTGTCGCGGGTGCGATGCTCAGTGGTCTGGTGATTGGTCACGAAGCCCTCAAGCTCGGCCGTCAATATCATCTTGCCTTGTGGCTTGAAGCCGGATTGTTGATCACGGCCATTTTGCTGCTCAATCAAGGCTTGCAGAGCGGCCAGTGGCTGGCCTCTGCCGCCTGTGGATTGCAAAATGCGATGACTAGCACCTATAGTGGTGCCGTCGTGCGGACAACCCATGTGTCTGGCTTGTTTACCGATATTGGGATCGCACTCGGCTTAAGTTTGCGCGGACAGCCAGTGGATCAACGGCGACTGTTGCTTTATCTGTTATTGATTAGCGGCTTTGTCACTGGCGGCGTGTTGGGCGCCTATAGTTTTGTTCACTGGTCTTTTAATGCTTTGTGGCTGGCGGTGTGTCATCTTATTGGGTTGTCTGTGTTGTATTTTAGCCTCAGACACCATGTCCAATAA
- the pqqA gene encoding pyrroloquinoline quinone precursor peptide PqqA: MWTKPAATEMRFGFEVTMYVMNK, from the coding sequence ATGTGGACTAAACCAGCTGCTACTGAAATGCGTTTTGGCTTTGAAGTGACAATGTACGTCATGAACAAATAA
- a CDS encoding sulfite exporter TauE/SafE family protein — protein sequence MDWITVFFQQYALFCLIGMVVGVLSGLLGIGGGIVLVPLLHGILVAKGFASDVAFHMALATSMACIVFTSLSSIIAHHKNQNIVWPYVWSMVPMAFLGALLATLVAIRLDARYLTVFFASFTLFAAIQLLIDRKPSPQKLPGKIEIGLVSMLIGVISALVSIGGGTLTVPYLTMRQVSVKQAIGTSAVLGFPIALASTVSYVQDALVQSVHAPMAFGLLYLPAIMLITPLSVLFAPLGVALTKRLPVKILKRIFACFLMGVSLNLLWSQLA from the coding sequence ATGGATTGGATCACTGTTTTTTTTCAGCAATACGCCTTATTTTGTCTGATCGGCATGGTGGTTGGTGTGTTGTCTGGCCTATTGGGTATTGGCGGCGGTATTGTGTTGGTACCGTTGTTACATGGCATATTAGTCGCCAAAGGGTTTGCGAGTGATGTGGCTTTTCACATGGCATTGGCGACTTCTATGGCATGTATCGTGTTTACTTCGCTTTCTAGCATTATCGCGCATCATAAAAACCAGAATATTGTCTGGCCTTATGTGTGGTCAATGGTGCCGATGGCCTTTTTGGGGGCTTTACTGGCGACACTGGTGGCGATCCGGCTGGATGCACGCTATCTAACCGTGTTTTTTGCCAGTTTTACTCTGTTTGCTGCAATACAATTATTGATTGACCGCAAGCCAAGTCCGCAAAAATTGCCCGGAAAGATTGAAATTGGCTTGGTATCCATGCTCATTGGCGTGATCTCTGCGCTGGTGTCGATCGGCGGCGGTACGCTGACCGTGCCCTATCTAACCATGCGCCAGGTCTCTGTCAAACAAGCGATTGGCACTTCGGCCGTGCTAGGCTTTCCGATTGCACTCGCCAGCACAGTGAGCTATGTGCAAGATGCACTAGTACAGTCAGTGCATGCGCCTATGGCGTTTGGTCTGTTGTATCTGCCAGCGATTATGTTGATCACGCCACTCAGTGTATTGTTTGCACCGCTAGGCGTGGCATTGACTAAGCGATTGCCTGTGAAGATATTAAAGCGCATATTTGCTTGTTTTTTAATGGGTGTCAGTCTCAACTTGTTGTGGTCGCAACTGGCTTGA
- a CDS encoding LexA family protein has product MSEQLEKKVGGKRPGAGRKPGSGLYQESTTVMRVPVSQKAVVSDLLAAYAKKQQRQQYRYDLDSPQGFEQPGLHVQALALPLYQSKVPAGIPSPADDHVDRRLDPNTYLIDKADSTFFVTIQGESMIEAGLMPGDKAVVDKAKVAVVGDIVLAMIDGEFTIKTLAKQPNGHPKLLPANASGKYQPILIQGQMQFEIWGVVTGSFRRFR; this is encoded by the coding sequence ATGAGCGAACAACTTGAAAAAAAAGTCGGTGGTAAACGGCCCGGTGCTGGGCGAAAGCCAGGCTCCGGTCTTTACCAAGAATCCACCACCGTCATGCGGGTGCCTGTCAGCCAAAAAGCGGTTGTCAGCGACTTGTTGGCCGCCTATGCTAAAAAACAACAACGCCAGCAATACCGTTATGATCTAGATAGCCCGCAGGGATTCGAGCAGCCCGGCCTGCATGTTCAAGCTTTGGCTTTACCCCTTTACCAATCTAAGGTGCCTGCGGGCATTCCTTCTCCGGCAGATGATCACGTTGACCGTCGTCTCGATCCCAACACCTATCTTATTGATAAAGCCGATTCAACTTTTTTTGTGACGATACAAGGCGAGTCAATGATAGAGGCAGGGCTGATGCCCGGTGACAAAGCCGTGGTCGATAAAGCGAAAGTCGCCGTTGTGGGCGATATCGTGCTGGCGATGATTGATGGCGAGTTCACCATTAAAACACTGGCCAAACAACCTAATGGCCACCCAAAGCTGCTACCCGCCAACGCCTCGGGAAAATACCAGCCGATCCTGATTCAGGGTCAGATGCAGTTTGAAATATGGGGCGTTGTCACCGGTTCATTCCGTCGCTTTCGCTAA
- the pqqA gene encoding pyrroloquinoline quinone precursor peptide PqqA: MWTKPAATEMRFGFEVTMYVMNK, from the coding sequence ATGTGGACTAAACCAGCTGCTACCGAAATGCGTTTCGGTTTTGAAGTCACTATGTACGTGATGAACAAGTAA